The following DNA comes from Poecilia reticulata strain Guanapo linkage group LG16, Guppy_female_1.0+MT, whole genome shotgun sequence.
CTGTTTTATCAGGTTGTCGAGACTCTTCAGGTAACTGGTTCTGGTcttggtcctggttctggtcctggtcctggttctggtcctggtccgggTCCTGATTCCGGTGttgcttctggttctggtcctggtcttggttctggttccggttctggtctTGGTTCTagacctggttctggtcctgtttctgattctggttctggtcttgaTTCTGATACTGGtcttggttctggtcctggttccggtgttgcttctggttctggtcctggtcttggttctggttccggttctggtcctgtttctgattctggtcttggtcctggttctggtcttggTCCTTATTCTGGTTGTGGTCCTGATTCAGTttttgattctggttctggtcttggtcctggttctgattctggttctggttccgattCTGGTCTTGGTTCTGGTCTTGGTTttagtcctggtcctggttctggtcttggttctgattctggtcctggttctggaggtttcttcctgtttgtctctctGAGGAGGCGGGACCTGTGGGGTGGTGGACCAATCGGCTTGCGTCGTCTaacgttttcttcttcttctgcagtcTTGGCCCGGAGGTGTGCGCCGTGCTGCGTCTATCCGGGCCGCTGAAGCAGCAGTATGCCCAGGTGAGACGGCGCCGTGTGCTGCATCTCGTCGCCATGGTAACTCCCACCTGACCTGTGCCTGTCCCTCAGGAGCGCGGCCTGGACCTGAACCAGCTGCTGGGTTCCGGACCGTACAAGGAGCGGTACCGGGCCGATATGATCCGCTGGGGGGAGGACCGCCGGAACTGTGACCCGGGCTTCTTCTGTCGCCTAGCAACCAGAGGAGCCCAGCAACCTGTGTGGGTGAGGGCTGTGATTGGTCAGGACGGCTCTCTGCCCTCTGATTGGTCAGGACGGCTCTCTGCCCTCTGATTGGTCAGGACggctctctgattggtcaggTGGTGAGCGATGCCAGGCGGCAGTCGGACCTGCAGTGGTTCCGGTCCGAGTTTCCCCGTCAGACCCGCAGCGTCAGAGTCCAGTGCTCAGAGGAGACCCGGCGGCAGAGGGGGTGGAGCTTCACGCCAGGTAACCAACCCACCTTTCTCTCTGTGTGCCGCTCAGCCGTCGACTTGCTCAGGKSTTCACCTGTCCCTCAGGTGTGGATGATGCCGAGTCGGAGTGCGGGCTGGACCGCGGCGTGGAGTTCGATTGGACCATCAGGAACGAGGCCGACGCCCCCTCCCtggaccagcagctgcagcccaTCCTGACGGCGGCGCAGGACGCGGCAGTGCTCCGACATGATCAATAAAGTTATTGATTAGCTTCAATTTTAAtcatagtttaaaaaatatataaaactgatgacatcacagacTGCTACTGAGCATGTGCAGAATGTGCCACTTCACCTGCAGGCAGCGCGACCTGCTGAAGCTCCTGACCTCAGAGCcgcattctgattggctgaggggGATCAGCAGGTGTTTCAGGAAGCTGGAGGAAGAACCAACCCCGCAGTTCCCCGCTGGAGGCTAAGCCTGTGGAGCAAGGGCCCTCTAGTGTTCAGGAGGAGGAACTGAGGGTTCTatttggaccagaaccggaccagctGCTTAGTACCATCAGCAGGAACGACCaagagttaaaatatttaaatctgaataaatgaaGTTATGATTTTTCTGAAtccttttagaaataaacagttaaaaatgtaaatatttcatcttgCAGTTTTCATTCTGGCCAGGGCCAGTGGGGGGCGCTGCTGAACGATCTGAACCCAAGCAGATCAGACCAGGCCGGTTCTGATCTGAACTGGTTCTAGTTCTGGTTTCTGCCTCAGGACCTCATTACAAATGATGTGATGCGtgggtttccatggttacaGACTTCATCAGGTAGGACGGTTCTGAAGACAGGGACCGGTTCTGCAGGTCTGGGACCAGTCTAACCACTTGGAACAaggtttccatggaaacggaGAGGTCCTTGGTGCTGAACCAGTTATTAACTTAATATTCAAACTCGCTGCAATAGAACAATTCCAATAATTAGCATCCGGTCAGCAATCAATGAGCCAGTCGATCAGTTTTTACATGCggtggttttattttataaaatctttGCTTTGGGTCATTAGAATGAATTGTGACATCATCACAGTGATGACATCACCAGGTAAAAACACTTTCGTTTGAGCTGATTGGCCCCTGGGTCACCATATTTGGCAGTGGAATGTCTTTCCATGATTGGCTGATCACACACTGAAGCCACGCCCCTCCAACATTATTGGCTGAAATAATATTTGGCCCTAATTAACAAATCAATTATCAAAGGAAACTGAACATTCAGagaaaacactgaattagtCGTAAACGCGGGTGAGTGGTTAGTGACGGggatggggtcaaaggtgaCAGGCGGAATGTGTGACATCAGGATTTATCCAGACAGGAGGCCACACCCCCCGGCCCACCTCCACCTGTCCcctggaaggaggaggaggagctttcTGTCAGGTGACACGGTGGGAGGGGCTTCAGCAGGAGTTGAGCTCCTCCATGGTCTGGTTCAGCGTCGCCTGGAGCTCCATGTTGGCGTTTCTAGCCGAGGTCAGAGCGTCTGGAACAAGAAGAGGCGGGCAGTTATTGATTACCCATCAATTAATGATTACCGGTACTTATCAATTACGAATTAATGATAAAGAATCAATTAACAATTACAGATCAATTAAGGATCAATTGAaaatcaattaataattaaGGATTAATTTAAGATCAATTAATGATTACAGTTCATTAACTAttacttacaaataaaattaccaaTTAGTTacttaatttgatttgattgattgttGATTAGAGATTACCACCAAAACACTCAGACCAGTCTCACCTTCCAGGCCATCAATAGTTTTCTCCAGTTTGGCCACCGTGCGCTCGGCAAACTCGGCTCTGGTCTCCGCCTGGAACACAGGAAGTGCNNNNNNNNNNNNNNNNNNNNNNNNNNNNNNNNNNNNNNNNNNNNNNNNNNNNNNNNNNNNNNNNNNNNNNNNNNNNNNNNNNNNNNNNNNNNNNNNNNNNNNNNNNNNNNNNNNNNNNNNNNNNNNNNNNNNNNNNNNNNNNNNNNNNNNNNNNNNNNNNNNNNNNNNNNNNNNNNNNNNNNNNNNNNNNNNNNNNNNNNNNNNNNNNNNNNNNNNNNNNNNNNNNNNNNNNNNNNNNNNNNNNNNNNNNNNNNNNNNNNNNNNNNNNNNNNNNNNNNNNNNNNNNNNNNNNNNNNNNNNNNNNNNNNNNNNNNNNNNNNNNNNNNNNNNNNNNNNNNNNNNNNNNNNNNNNNNNNNNNNNNNNNNNNNNNNNNNNNNNNNNNNNNNNNNNNNNNNNNNNNNNNNNNNNNNNNNNNNNNNNNNNNNNNNNNNNNNNNNNNNNNNNNNNNNNNNNNNNNNNNNNNNNNNNNNNNNNNNNNNNGCTAACAGGAAGTGCTGAGGAAGCTAACAGGAAGTGCTGAAGAGGCTAACTGACCAAGTTAACAGGTAGATAACTGCTGAAATGCGGCTCACCTCCTTCAGCTTGTTGCTGAGATTTTTTATCTCTTCCTCGTAGCGGTCCTCCTTGTTGGAGTACTGTGAGACAGAGACAACATCCAATCAGAGCTCACCTGTTCAGGTGTCGGAGCTCAGGTGAGTCAGCGGATCAGTTTAACCTCTCTTTCCAGCAACTCTATCCGTCGTTAGTGTTAGCTGGAGACTGAAACGTCTGACTTTCTGTCCGCCACTGAAcacacctccacctcctccaggTGCGGTTATCGATGAACTGATCAGTGATCAGGCTCCTCCCCCCTCCTACCTTCTCCGCCTGTGCCTCCAGAGACTTGGCGCTGGTGAACACGGttttcagctcctcctccaccagcCGACACTTACTGCAGAGAACACATGGCGTCAAACAGGTGTGGGCGGGGCCTGCcggaaggtgtgtgtgtgtgtgtgttagagcGCGCAGTGGGTGGAGGAGGGGCTGAAGCGCAggtaaaggtcagaggtcatggagGCAACAGGaggcgaggaggaggagcttccCCGCTCTGACCGACAGGTGAGAGGTCACATGACCTGCAGTACCTTGTCCTCAGACGCCTGCAGGCTCTTCAGTGATTGGTCGAAACccctcagctgctcctccagcctCCAGACCTTACTGAGAGATGggcgagagagaaagagagatgggCGAGCGAGAGACAGGTAATGTGAGACAGGTGAGGACACATGGAGAGACGGATGGCAGAGCAAAGAGgagtcagacagacagacaggtggGGATGCAGCAACACATGCAGTGGTTTCCATGAGAACAAACAGGTACAAATACATGGAGGATGTTAGTCTgagtgacatcatcatcagcGTGACATCAGAGATCAGGGgctgagcttcatgtagcagtccaaaccatcagaaccatcagaacctgctgagctgctctgattggctgctttcagCTCAGTATGATGAGGCCTGTTCCTGTTGGCTCAGTCTGTTGCACCAcactgaggtcaaaggtcagatctACTCAGCACAGCATTTGGACCCTGATGTGGTTCTGAGTCGTTGGTCTGGACTGATGGTTGTGAGTGGGTTCACCTGTCTGCCTGCTCGGCCCGGTCCTCGGCCCGCTCCAGTTCTCCCTCCACCATCACCAGCTTGCGAGCGACCTATGGTTCCAGGCAAAATGGCCgacagaggaaagaaagaaatcccGTTAAGACAGCAGCAGTAAATGTAGAGAGTAGATAACAGATGTCAAAGCTGCACTTTGACAGGATTTCTGGTAAACATTAATATCATGTAATGTGAGCTAATCAACCTCCATCATTTTATAAcccaaaataaacatgaaaccGTTACGGACTGAATGTTTGTGGGTTTTATGATCCTCATACATATAGTGGAGCCgtttgttgctatggcaacgagtctgcgtgtagCTAGCCGACACGGAAAGTGGGGGGAGGAGGGTACGARTGGTTTGAGTCGTTTCATTTAGTTCCTGGAACCGTTCTACGCTGGgctgccacccgtcccgtactgaaccgatttgttccgtatttctgTAAACGTCTGATAGACTCGCCGATCACACACATATGGCGGGAGCTGAAGGACCCCTGAACGGAGTGACGCTGTTGtggttgcctagagacggacactacGCCGCCGCGGTGAGCTGCTGTCGACCCGAGTCCTTTTAAAACGTCTTCAACCCGATTCCATGTCCTTAGAAGCAAAACCTCTCACAAAGATACAGACTGAGAAGGAAGACATAAATCCCAGGCTGAACATGTCAGTGAGGACGAACACAGGCGATTAAAATGTGGCTCAGTGTGAAACCAGACAATGGGTCAGGAGAGGAACCGCAGACCCGTCAGAACCTGAAGAACCAGAAATCAGAGACTCTTCATcctcaatcatctcctgaggctCATATGgtgcagaacattttattagtttcttattgtgcttttagtcactgtgttggtttgattatctgcttatttaatgtataataatatcagccaaaataatataaatgatcatttaaataacaaatcatTAACAGATTAACAGTAAATACTTCTGAGGACATTTTGAATatgaaatcaggtgttatgatcagttactcagtggtttaccaaatactttttacacttgctaATTAAACGTGTTTAAGGTTTGATGCTCTGATTGGAGGATCTAACCGACCTCTGTGCTGAACGACTGCTCTATGGTtcaccttttaaaaacagcGCCACAAATTAACCTCCATCGCTGCAGCTGGTGTTATTTCACCTACGCTAGCAGCGTCTGCAGCTCCCGACGCGCCGCTGGTAAAACTTCAGCTTGTAGCTGAGCTTCAGTTTGAAGTTGCACCAAACAGTGAAACGGGGATCTGCTCCACGGTGGAGCCTCAAGCCGCTGCTGATCAATGGCGGCTGATCCGGTCGGTGTGGTTTGATCAGCGTCACGTCGTTCCAGgtcaaactttgatttttttgccTTTCGCTCATTCCTAGTCTTTGAATCTCGGATCATCGAGCCAAAGTTGGGAAAACTTATATTTTCCCATGGCAAAGCGCAAAGTGACTAGCTAGTCTCAACCCGTCGGGCGGATCCAACACCACGCATGCGCAGCAGCTGGGAGTCCATCACTGACAGCTCAGGTCCTGCCAGGACGTAGTTATAATGTTTTACACAGATTTTAGTAACTTAAAACAGTAAATGAGCATcaatggaaaatgaaaaacattttgaagggCTGATGGAAAATGTTTAGTTACTCTGACCACCTTTTACTACCATGCGGATCATAATATATAATCGTTAGGTTATTGTTATAAAACatctatgaaaataatttactgggtgtgtgctgtggtggcgcaggggttaacccatgtatggaggccttagtcctcgacgctgtcgcaggttcgattcccggcctggcaaCCTTTGCCACGTCTTCCCCCATCTCTCATTACCAactttcttgtcaattaactataaaaaaaataccactagagccaacaaaaccttaaaataataacaataatttattgaaatgtgatTTGCATTTTCATCTTTCTGATTCGCTGCCAGTCAATTTTATCAAACTGCTTTTTAATCCTCCAGCTAGTGTAGCGAGAGAGAAACGGACAAAAGGAACCTCCAGCAGACCTGGATAATGCTGCAACACACGACCCAAAGAACTGAAACCAGAAGCGGTGAGTTTATGCTAAATGGACAGAATAATTATTCTCTagtcagaaaagagaaaaatcattcTAAAAGTTTATTCTAGTTGTAAATGTGGATTTGTGAAGGGAAGTCCTGACCAGAAACTAATGCTGTTGGAMAAGAGTTAAGGTTAGCCCTGATTTACTCTGGGTTAGCTAGTCTGGGTTTGATGTGATGATGTCACCATGTGTGGACGTGACTACCAGCCGACCAATCAGGTACCTCCTCATATTTACGGTCGGCCTCCTCAGCGATCAGCTTGGCCTCCCTCAGCTGGACCTCCAGGTGCTCCATCTTCTCCTCGTCCTTCAGAGCCCGGTTCTCGATCACCTTCATGCCTCTGTGGGGGGTCAGACAGGTGGGGGGTCATAAAGACACTGTCCAGGTGTTTCTGTCTGCTAGAGGCAGGGCTAGGTGATATAGCTGATGCAAtcgtttcatatcagtcaatatcaataaatatcgatttttgttttgtttataactGAAAACCGGCTACACAGATGGCACGACCTTTCCAGGTTTTTCCacgctgttgtttttttaatttctaagcAGTTATGGGGCTCAGTGACGAAACCTGAATCTGCTactgtgcaagttactcaacagttTGTTGCTAGGCGACTTAAGACTGAGCTAGTTGATGCCACAAAGCTAGCTTAGCTGGCTAACTTTGCTAACCGTGAGAGGTTgagctaaagcctttcctctgcctacatttcccagaatgctgtgagGTTCTGGATTAGAGTTCagtaaaattattgaatatgTATAGGGTAGGGTTAGCGATGCtccaatcaggttttttgctACCGATtctgataccgatcacctggattgactgttaattttttgctttaggtATAAAAACTGCTATGtgatctggcaataaattcacctaatttagacataaattacaaaatatttgcaggcaaaatgcagcagctattcagtcaaaaaacaacaactgaaaaacctacaatcagtaaaataatatgttgatgcattttgacctgcttcactcATGAGGCATTTCTTTGGCGGGMCACgtaaacgtccccattcactcagtgcgtYatagttatagttccacatgctcaggatttgttgctgcgcgtttgcagagtgaaggaaagaggagaccagctgcacaggcaggctgagaaatgagatgcaggtgatcggcacCAAGAGCCAATGAttgccgatcaccgatcatacactttttcacggaaatcagccgattatgatcggtggccgatcgatcggcacacctctaatcaAATATATTATCTCATAGTCAACctcagatgtattatctattgatattgatcacatgtctattGTGAtagattttgttatttatttattgcctgGCCCTAGGTGAGAATGACAGCAacaggtgatgaagatgagttcctcttcctctccatcaCCTGCTACAGGTGGACCTAGGGTCACTGACCTCTCGCTCTCATCAGCAACCTTCTCCACCTCGTCCAGCTTGCGCAGTGCGGCAGCCAAACGCTCCTGGACCCGGTCCAGGTTCTCCTCGCTGAGTTGCAGCCGCCGGCTCAGAGACGTCACCTCTCCCTCCGCCTGCAAGACAGAGAGCAGGATAAGAGGTGAGAGCCCAGGGTCAAGGGTCAGGACCTGGTTCTAACCAGGTCCTTCCAGAAAATCTGGGGAGGTCCTCATTGTCCCCTTTGACCTCCTCTAGTGGGTGGCAGTGGTGTAAGTGGTCCTCTAGATGCAGGaatacaagcacacacacacagcctggtGGAGGACCTGGACAGGTACGCCAGTCAACCTGATGAGGTCAGAATCTCCAGGTTCCAACAGAACCACTCAGAAAGGTTCACTAATCTAGAAGGTTtaggaggtaaagacacacttgtgtaaagtcgtgatgacgttacattgcttagccaatcagaggatcacgttacattgcttagccaatcagaggatcacgttacattgcttagccaatcagaggatcacgttacattgcttagccaatcagagcaaagCAATGTACTCTCCtctctcagcagggatttgaacttgtgtctttatttacttcagcaaacctcacagtttttaccacattctgtagctttcagtgaacttctaaatctgctgcttagtcgcatcttttcggggttggtgctgcctctagtggtgtggggtggtaacacagttaatataattacattactaaattagaataccgcaaagtctttattttttattaatttttcattctcttaagaatgtagagctaattaaatgatctaaagaccttaaagtggttccagtttctctcgatggccaacctgttgaaactgtggcacattttaaatacctgggtcgttcctggacagtcagatcagctgtgctgaaaacactgagtaTATCTTTaag
Coding sequences within:
- the LOC103477449 gene encoding tropomyosin alpha-4 chain-like isoform X2; the protein is MSGGMNSIDAVKKKIKVLQEQAEEAEERAEQLQREVEKEKRTREEAEGEVTSLSRRLQLSEENLDRVQERLAAALRKLDEVEKVADESERGMKVIENRALKDEEKMEHLEVQLREAKLIAEEADRKYEEVARKLVMVEGELERAEDRAEQADSKVWRLEEQLRGFDQSLKSLQASEDKYSNKEDRYEEEIKNLSNKLKEAETRAEFAERTVAKLEKTIDGLEDALTSARNANMELQATLNQTMEELNSC
- the LOC103477449 gene encoding tropomyosin alpha-4 chain-like isoform X1 produces the protein MSGGMNSIDAVKKKIKVLQEQAEEAEERAEQLQREVEKEKRTREEAEGEVTSLSRRLQLSEENLDRVQERLAAALRKLDEVEKVADESERGMKVIENRALKDEEKMEHLEVQLREAKLIAEEADRKYEEVARKLVMVEGELERAEDRAEQADSKCRLVEEELKTVFTSAKSLEAQAEKYSNKEDRYEEEIKNLSNKLKEAETRAEFAERTVAKLEKTIDGLEDALTSARNANMELQATLNQTMEELNSC
- the pmvk gene encoding LOW QUALITY PROTEIN: phosphomevalonate kinase (The sequence of the model RefSeq protein was modified relative to this genomic sequence to represent the inferred CDS: deleted 2 bases in 1 codon) — protein: MMVTWFSESNRLSRFQQNLLVHLAPESKSFPVRFRFLSGPRTEPIAPQVDRQMENRASGPELVLVFSGKRKSGKDYITDVIQDRLGPEVCAVLRLSGPLKQQYAQERGLDLNQLLGSGPYKERYRADMIRWGEDRRNCDPGFFCRLATRGAQQPVWVVSDARRQSDLQWFRSEFPRQTRSVRVQCSEETRRQRGWSFTPGVDDAESECGLDRGVEFDWTIRNEADAPSLDQQLQPILTAAQDAAVLRHDQ